The Shewanella zhangzhouensis genome has a window encoding:
- the coaE gene encoding dephospho-CoA kinase (Dephospho-CoA kinase (CoaE) performs the final step in coenzyme A biosynthesis.): MSGFILGLTGGIGSGKTTVANLFHEHGIGLVDADVIAREVVEPGSAGLKAIEEHFGSRILKADGSLDRAKLRERIFTDESERMWLNNLLHPMIRQTMLSSAKNADSDYVILVVPLLFENGLDSLVDRTLVVDISPDLQIQRTAERDNVSEAQIANIIASQISREERLKKADDIIDNRGEIADLREQVNRLHQYYLTLAASKAPHD; encoded by the coding sequence TATCCTTGGCCTTACCGGCGGAATCGGTAGTGGCAAGACAACTGTCGCGAACCTCTTTCACGAACACGGTATTGGACTGGTGGATGCCGATGTTATCGCGCGGGAAGTTGTGGAGCCCGGTTCTGCAGGGCTCAAGGCGATTGAAGAACACTTCGGCAGTCGCATTCTCAAAGCCGATGGCAGTCTCGATCGCGCCAAGCTGAGAGAGAGGATTTTTACCGATGAATCTGAGCGGATGTGGCTGAACAATTTACTCCACCCCATGATTAGGCAAACCATGCTCTCATCAGCAAAAAATGCTGATTCAGATTATGTTATTTTGGTTGTGCCCTTGCTATTTGAGAATGGGTTGGATAGCTTAGTTGATCGAACTTTGGTGGTTGATATTTCACCTGATTTGCAAATCCAACGTACAGCCGAACGAGATAACGTGAGCGAAGCCCAAATCGCCAACATCATCGCCAGCCAAATCAGCCGGGAAGAAAGGCTGAAAAAAGCCGACGATATTATCGACAACAGAGGAGAGATTGCCGACCTCAGGGAGCAGGTTAACCGGCTCCACCAGTATTATTTAACACTGGCGGCATCAAAAGCACCGCATGACTGA